TCATGAACTCTACAGGAGGGCAATTATTCGACAGAAAAATAGACAATTTATTCACTTAATGGTCAGATAATTTTCAAGGCAATAACAGCGATGGAAACATTTTCAGTAATAGTTTGGATCTATATATAGCCTGCGATGTGACAGTTTTTCATTTGTGGCGGTGGCAGCGACATTGTACTCGTGACATCGTCGACACCAGGTCCTCAGGATGACGACTACCACACTGTCCACAgtcatgctgctgatgctgttggtGGCACTGGCCCTGGGGAGTGTGATCGTTGGTAACAAAGCTACCTTCGCCATAGTTTGTCAAACCCTCGACATACGATGGGGAAGTCGACTTAGAAAGATGATGTTGTGTCGCTGGAGAGATTTTGCTGATTTGATTTAAAGTACTATCTTTATCCATACCTAGCCTTTAGTCGATTGTTTACAAAATGTCGCATGTGAACTGCACAGGTAGTACATTGATAGCATGGCGACAGTTATAGTGATGTGGAAAGTCAGATGGTGCATGAGAACAGTTATACAAACACAATGTTTTCAACTTTGCAGATGAAAAGCAATACCCCTTCCGAGTAAACTGTGGATGGCCCAGAATATGTACACCGGATCTGATTCGTTACTGCATCAAGGGCCGGCTAAATCCGGTGTATGGAAGCTGTGAGATACAAGAAGCCATATGCAAGTAAGTTTCACCACAAACTCATATCtatggactgctggcagacgattttttgcagttaactgctaaaacgagacattagacgacatagcttccggtttagtcacattctttgttactgctcgctgagactaacagatcacttcgcaagaggctaagcgttggtcttggcagacagacagcagtccacctatacaggTCCTTGACTTATCTCTCATCTACATCTGGTGTTGTGATAGTTtgttaaatgacttttttaacTGTCAAGTCAGTTATCGCCATGACGACACGTACCCGGATCAGTGTAGCTGATAGTCAGTAGGTATTAATCAGAGAATAAGTACAACTAATACATTCtggtctctttctttttgtctctttctcaaATGCTGCAGGTAATGTAAGTCATCATTCTGATTGCAGTGGCGAGGAGTGGGACCCCAGCAGGAGCTGTCGGCACTGATGATATCACCTCTAATAATCTTTGCATCACTAAAgtgcaaataaaactataaaacttTCCATAGTTTTTTTGGAAAAACATGATTGATTTGTAAAATTGAGTGATGAGCTGTCACTGAATGCTTGCCAAGAAgtgtgttgatgttgaggaCTGTCGGGGTAGGAGGAAAGAGAACAAGAGATGACAATTCATCACAGACACCATGTTGAATAAGCCTGCAtaagaaaaatccaaaatacagaaaaagagatcGAAGAATTAAATCGGTACAGAAGGACATTGCTAATGACATGGGAGTGGAAGGTTTTGCACAAACACAATCAGAAAGCTGACAGACCGAGGAAccagaaggaaagacagaagatgTGAAATATCTGAGAGACACTGACAGGGGACAATGGTCCTGAAAGCACTTCACCATctgtactacacacagtgtaGAGATTTCGTGATCAgaaattctttcattttctgtgttgaCAGCGAAGGTGTGTGGGACAACATCTGTCTTGTGACAGAAAGCTGGCTCTGTCCTTGCTTATGTTGTTTGTAGACTTGTTGTCCTTGTGGTTAATGTGTCGTGTGCATTCAACTtcgctgtctgtgtgtgcctACACCAAGGGTTGATACAACTCTCGAAAAACAAGTTCAAAATACCTTTCATTGAAAGAAACCTCTTAGAAATAAAACCTTTGTCCACTAAAGATGTTTATTGGATTTTTGTCACtctattcgtgtgtgtgtggtgtgtgtgtgtgtgtgtgtgtgtgtgtgtgtgtgtgtgtgtgtgtgtgtgtgtgtgtgtgtgttttctacaTATTCAAGTGACCACGCACGCGCTGACATACACTGTTGTGGTTACTGGCTGCTCTCATCATCTCCCCTCCCACCTCACCCCTACTTACATTTTGCATTGTCAGCTTTAACAGCTCAACCTTCTCAATCTTCAATTTTTCCGTTCTCTGTAAGTGTGGATATAAATGTTGTTAATGTGTGGGTAGAAAGGGTGGGTGGTTGTGGCTGTGGGTATGGATGTGACGAAATTACTACAGTCTTCAACAGATGACTATTACTActagatatatctatataatttcgCTATATTCATATTAAATTATATTCTATTACTTTTATCTACACGGTTTAGTATAATTCCTACCAAAAACCCTTCTGTACTTTCTcatccatctctttctctctttttcctacACTCACATTATCTATACTTAAATTGCAGCTTTAAACGATGATTAGAAAACCATTGTTTTACCCCATGAGGTTTATATTTCAAAAGCTATTACTGTATTTTAGTGACATTTTTTGGGGAAAAGAGAAGGTCAGGTGACGACTACTTAACAGTAGGTAGGTGTACACAgggcacatttttttctaagtaaAATAGATAAGTTATTCTAATTCTGCTCCATCAGCATCCAATTATAATTCGACACGTCAGGTCTGGTGAATGCTAATGTAGACATATTCTCAGTAACAAGGAGAGTGTCACAGACATATGTAACTAAACTACACTCATTCTGGACATTCTTTCAAAAACGGATAAATGATTTCCTTTAAAGCTCACAATGCAAAATGTAAGTAGGGGtgaggggggagggaaggggagatgaTTAGAGCAGCAAGTAATTACAACAGTGTATGTCAGCACGTGCTCAGTTGAATAGATagatctcacacacacacacaaacaagcgcGCACAcgaataaagtgaaaaaaaaaatccaatgaaCGAAAGTAACAAAGGTCTGAACATATAAATCGAACTGATACACGTGTAAGAGATTAATCATTCTATACAAGTAAAATgcacaaacaaatttaaagagagaagataaaagaaaacaaacaatgaaaaaaaccGACTAAAGCAAATCGGAGAAAAGATGGACAGGCAGGCGATTTAACTGTCATGAACTCTACAGGAGGGCAATTATTCGACAGAAAAATAGACAATTTATTCACTTAATGGTCAGATAATTTTAAAGGCAATAACAGCGATGGAAACATTTTCAGTAATAGTTTGGATCTATATATAGCCTGCGATGTGACAGTTTTTCATTTGTGGCGGTGGCAGCACATTGTACTCGTGACATCGTCGACACCAGGTCCTCAGAATGACGACTACCACAATGTCCACAgtcatgctgctgatgctgttggtGGCACTGGCCCTGGGGAGTGTGCTCCCTGGTAACAAGAGTAGAGTTCGTGGTAGATTTCAACTTGTAGATGACGAGCGATACCCCTTCCGAATATACTGTGGAGAGCCCGTAATATGTACACCGGATCTGATTCCTTACTGCATCAAGGGCCGGTACAATCCGGTGTACGGAAGCTGTGAGATACAAGAAGCCATATGCAAGTAAGTTTCACCACAAACTAATAATATCCctggattgctggcagacgatttttttccagtttactgctaaaacgaggcattagacgacatagcttccggtttaatcacATTGTTACTGCTCGCAGAGACTAACAGATCCCTTAgcaagaagctaagcgttggtcttggcagacagacagcagtctacTGTCTACCTATACAGGTCCTTGACTTATCTCTCATCTACATCTGgtgttttgttagtttgttaaatgactttttttaactgttcatgGCTAATTTCAATCCAAGCTCTTTTGTTAGTTCAGTTCTCTAACATTTGTGATAATGAATGAGTGCATGTGCTTACAGTTGTCCTTTTCTATGTGTTTGAAAGCTCTTCTGCCTAATGTTCAAAGACCCCTAATGTGAGCAAAAGCTATTATGGTAAACAGATGGTCATGTGAAGAGAAGAATGCAACTTTCAGCGTACCTTGCAAGGTGCTTCACGCCAAggtggaaacaaataaaaaatagtcaGGATTATACATGAGAATCGACTAACCACACCATAAAAAACTTATCATTATCTTTATTCCCGCCGAAAGGGTGAGTCAGTTATCGCCATGACGACACGTACCCGGACCAGTGTAGCTGATAGTAAGTTGGTATTAATCAGAGAATAAGTACAACTAATAAAATTCTGGTCTCTTTCTTGCTGTCTCTTTCTCAAATGCTGCAGGTAATGTAAGTCATCATTTTAATTGCAGTGGCGAGGACTGGGACCCCAGCAAGAGCTGCTTTCTGCCCTACCCCGTCTTTTGCGACCTACCGCATGAAGAACGCCCATGTTATCTTGACCTCTCACCCTGGTGTTTGGAGGGACGCTCAGAGCCCGTGCATGGTCACTGTGAACTCCAGGATGCCATTTGTAACGAGTGAGTTTTGCTTTCCTTTAGTCAATGCATTTGGACAAAGCTGGAAGAAGCTAGAAACAACTTGTAGCAGCTTTTACGATGACTTCGTAATTAATAAAATCCAGAAAGAGATAGCAGCAGCTTTAAAGATCTTGTTATATCTTGTGTCTATGAGTTAAATTTGTCTACCAACCAATCCGCGGATTTTGTTGATAGAATAAGAGATATTTGGCAAATGTGTCTACATGTATATGTTGTTTgggtgggaggggagtggaGATAGACATTACTCTGTGATAGAGAGGTTTTTCAAGCAGTGACTGCCAAGAAGATAAACGTAGACgagagagatacagagaaaaCGTTTAAGAAgcgctgagagagagagagaagtaaacTTTATCGAAATcttacaaaagaagagaaaagtatAAAGTATATTTACGTAAGTGTTGGCATGTCATGATAGTGATTTTAACTAACTTTCATCCtggtttcatattttttagGAATGCCGTGTTTGATGTCAGCCACAGCTGCTTGACCGAAACAAGCCTCTCCGTTCGTTAAGCATGTGAtttgtttattgtctgtacTGATAACATCACCT
The sequence above is a segment of the Pomacea canaliculata isolate SZHN2017 linkage group LG6, ASM307304v1, whole genome shotgun sequence genome. Coding sequences within it:
- the LOC112566788 gene encoding uncharacterized protein LOC112566788 isoform X1: MTTTTMSTVMLLMLLVALALGSVLPGNKSRVRGRFQLVDDERYPFRIYCGEPVICTPDLIPYCIKGRYNPVYGSCEIQEAICNGEDWDPSKSCFLPYPVFCDLPHEERPCYLDLSPWCLEGRSEPVHGHCELQDAICNENAVFDVSHSCLTETSLSVR
- the LOC112566788 gene encoding uncharacterized protein LOC112566788 isoform X2, producing MTTTTLSTVMLLMLLVALALGSVIVDEKQYPFRVNCGWPRICTPDLIRYCIKGRLNPVYGSCEIQEAICNGEDWDPSKSCFLPYPVFCDLPHEERPCYLDLSPWCLEGRSEPVHGHCELQDAICNENAVFDVSHSCLTETSLSVR